A region from the uncultured Macellibacteroides sp. genome encodes:
- a CDS encoding TlpA disulfide reductase family protein, whose amino-acid sequence MKPKCVVYVLFLLYSTVINAGIESSYVINGYAGNQFNNQAVRLNIANQDSLITLSVDTIKNGKFAFNGIENLNNIAFIMLDDSNRKFTCDVFLERGNINVSLDTISFVTGTPLNDLYQNYMSYSRMIDQNIIKEYNENIENKEDPQTERFDLLMANRTKFKSQFQANNINNIVGKTIYIREIGTFWDPLFFQTYNSLPSDIKENKNVLNYVSVRRKMDEAQEKISLEIGSKLKDTEFTNEKGDKAMISDYVKNSKYLYIDIWASWCVPCIRELPNLRSIAEKYKDLGLNVLLISVDKDFEPWINAINKNQVNFGNLIDQTEGELLHKVFAYTTIPHGILLDSNGTILANQLRTESLKKKLIEIYGK is encoded by the coding sequence ATGAAACCAAAATGTGTCGTTTATGTATTATTTCTTTTATATAGCACTGTTATAAATGCTGGAATAGAGTCTTCATACGTTATAAACGGGTATGCTGGTAACCAGTTTAATAATCAGGCGGTAAGACTAAATATCGCAAATCAAGATAGTCTGATTACTTTGTCTGTCGATACGATAAAGAATGGTAAGTTTGCTTTTAACGGGATTGAAAACTTAAATAATATTGCTTTTATTATGTTGGACGATTCCAACCGTAAATTTACATGTGATGTTTTTTTAGAACGTGGAAATATTAACGTATCTCTTGATACAATAAGCTTTGTAACAGGTACCCCTCTAAATGATTTGTATCAGAACTATATGAGTTATTCCCGAATGATAGATCAAAATATTATCAAGGAATATAACGAAAATATTGAAAATAAAGAAGACCCTCAAACCGAACGCTTTGATCTATTAATGGCCAACAGGACCAAATTCAAAAGCCAGTTTCAGGCCAATAATATAAATAATATTGTTGGTAAAACAATCTATATAAGGGAAATTGGCACTTTTTGGGATCCTTTATTCTTCCAAACTTATAATTCGCTGCCATCTGACATTAAAGAAAACAAAAACGTATTGAATTATGTATCCGTTAGAAGAAAAATGGATGAGGCACAAGAAAAGATATCTCTCGAGATAGGTTCAAAACTAAAAGATACCGAATTTACTAACGAAAAAGGAGATAAAGCCATGATTTCGGATTACGTTAAGAATTCGAAATATCTATATATTGATATATGGGCCTCCTGGTGTGTGCCCTGTATTCGTGAGTTACCTAACCTTAGATCGATAGCTGAAAAATATAAAGACCTGGGATTAAATGTATTATTAATTTCAGTTGATAAAGATTTTGAACCATGGATTAATGCTATTAATAAAAATCAAGTAAACTTTGGTAATCTTATCGATCAAACAGAAGGAGAGTTGTTGCATAAAGTATTTGCATATACTACAATTCCTCACGGCATTTTGTTGGATAGTAATGGAACTATTCTTGCAAATCAATTAAGAACGGAATCATTAAAAAAGAAGTTGATAGAAATATACGGTAAATAA
- a CDS encoding helix-turn-helix domain-containing protein, with protein MEEMLKIDSVSQYNSIVGVETLHPMISVIDLSKSNPIAKKYKGRMFFGIYAIYLKDVKCGDLKYGRHNYDYQEGTIVCISPGQVLSIEETKEEYQPKGWALVFHPDFIHGTFLGHQMKNYSFFSYESNEALHISEQERATVMDCLLKIEKELNHAIDKHTRTLITTNIQLLLDYCLRYYERQFITRVNVNKDILVRFEKQLSAYFQSDKPETLGLPSVRYFADQLNLSANYFGDLIKKETGKSAQEYIQLNLIEIAKERVFDTSKSVSEIAYELGFKYPQHFSRLFKKCVGYSPNEYREKQV; from the coding sequence ATGGAAGAGATGCTTAAAATAGATTCTGTAAGTCAGTATAATTCGATAGTTGGAGTCGAAACGCTACATCCCATGATAAGTGTTATAGACCTTTCCAAGTCTAATCCGATAGCCAAAAAATATAAGGGACGCATGTTCTTTGGCATTTACGCTATTTATCTGAAAGATGTGAAATGCGGCGATTTAAAATACGGCCGTCACAATTACGATTACCAGGAAGGAACCATTGTCTGCATTTCGCCGGGGCAGGTGCTCTCCATCGAGGAAACAAAAGAAGAATATCAACCCAAAGGATGGGCGTTGGTGTTTCATCCGGACTTTATTCACGGCACTTTTCTTGGCCATCAAATGAAGAACTATAGCTTCTTTTCGTACGAATCAAACGAAGCCCTTCACATCTCCGAACAAGAGAGAGCCACCGTGATGGACTGTTTGCTTAAAATAGAGAAGGAGCTGAATCACGCCATCGACAAACATACCCGAACGCTGATTACCACCAATATACAACTGTTGTTGGACTATTGCCTGCGCTACTACGAGCGTCAGTTTATTACCCGCGTGAATGTAAACAAGGATATACTTGTGAGGTTTGAAAAACAGTTGAGCGCCTATTTTCAATCCGATAAACCCGAAACATTGGGATTACCTTCGGTTCGGTACTTCGCCGACCAGCTCAATCTGTCGGCCAACTACTTTGGCGATCTGATTAAAAAGGAAACCGGAAAGTCAGCCCAGGAGTACATACAACTCAACCTGATCGAAATAGCCAAAGAAAGAGTGTTTGACACAAGCAAGTCGGTAAGCGAAATTGCCTACGAACTCGGATTCAAATACCCCCAGCACTTCAGCCGACTGTTTAAAAAATGTGTAGGCTATTCGCCCAACGAATACAGAGAAAAACAGGTATAA
- a CDS encoding TolC family protein, giving the protein MKRTFVLLLALFSTTYMQGQRTLTLEECRDLSIKNNKELQISGEKVRVAGYEKQAAATKYFPQISAMGTYMRNQKDINLLDGTTVAGLNQMLPMDVSGFFHLDIQNVWLGSVSLVQPVFMGGKIIAYNQITRYAKELAESMNDLKLQDLIYKTDETYWQVVSLVNKKKLADSYVSLLRKMDDDVQAMIDEGVATPADGLSVKVKLNEAEMAQTKVDNGLSLSRMALAQLCGLQLDEPVKLADENIESLDNTNETNAAVNVEEAFLNRQELKSLNYAVRIYEKKEKIALAEVLPNVALTANYLVTNPNSFNGYKNEFAGMFNVGVVVQVPLSGWWEGTYKRNAARAETHIRQLEFEDAKEKIELQVNQSVYKVNEAGKKLTASARNKEKAEENLRHATLGFEEGVIPALNLMEAQTAWVSAQSSLIDAQIEVKLTDIYLTKAMGKLSVPSKK; this is encoded by the coding sequence ATGAAACGAACCTTTGTTTTGTTATTGGCATTATTCTCAACTACCTATATGCAAGGCCAGCGTACGCTGACGCTGGAAGAGTGTCGTGATCTTTCCATAAAGAATAACAAGGAGTTGCAGATTTCGGGCGAGAAAGTCCGGGTGGCAGGTTACGAGAAACAGGCGGCTGCTACAAAGTATTTTCCGCAGATTTCGGCCATGGGTACGTATATGCGCAACCAGAAGGATATCAACTTGCTGGACGGAACTACCGTTGCCGGGCTAAATCAAATGCTTCCCATGGATGTGAGCGGGTTTTTCCATCTGGATATTCAGAATGTCTGGCTGGGAAGTGTTTCGTTGGTACAGCCTGTATTTATGGGTGGTAAGATTATCGCTTATAACCAGATTACCCGTTATGCCAAGGAGCTTGCCGAATCCATGAACGACCTGAAGCTGCAGGATCTGATTTACAAAACGGACGAGACCTACTGGCAGGTTGTGTCGCTTGTAAACAAAAAGAAACTGGCCGATTCGTATGTCAGCTTGCTGCGAAAAATGGATGACGATGTGCAGGCTATGATTGATGAGGGTGTGGCAACTCCGGCCGATGGCTTGTCTGTGAAGGTAAAACTGAACGAAGCCGAGATGGCGCAGACTAAAGTGGATAATGGTTTGTCGTTGTCGCGTATGGCGCTGGCCCAGCTTTGTGGGTTGCAATTGGATGAACCTGTAAAGCTTGCCGACGAAAATATAGAATCTCTGGACAATACGAATGAAACGAATGCTGCCGTGAATGTGGAGGAGGCTTTTCTAAACCGCCAGGAACTTAAGAGCCTGAACTATGCGGTTCGTATTTATGAGAAGAAAGAGAAGATTGCTTTGGCGGAGGTTTTGCCTAATGTGGCGCTGACTGCCAATTACCTGGTAACTAATCCCAATTCGTTTAACGGGTATAAGAACGAGTTTGCCGGCATGTTTAATGTGGGCGTGGTTGTTCAGGTGCCGTTGTCGGGCTGGTGGGAGGGAACCTACAAGCGGAATGCGGCCAGGGCGGAGACTCACATTCGGCAGCTGGAGTTTGAGGATGCCAAGGAGAAAATTGAATTGCAGGTAAATCAATCGGTATATAAAGTAAATGAAGCTGGTAAAAAGCTTACGGCTTCGGCACGCAACAAGGAAAAAGCCGAAGAAAATCTGCGCCATGCTACGCTTGGTTTCGAGGAGGGTGTAATTCCGGCCCTAAATCTTATGGAGGCGCAAACGGCTTGGGTTTCTGCGCAATCCAGTTTAATTGATGCGCAGATTGAGGTGAAGCTTACCGATATTTATCTGACTAAAGCCATGGGAAAGTTGTCTGTACCTTCAAAAAAATAA
- a CDS encoding META domain-containing protein, whose product MKVIVSVILLSLGSLFLFPSCSVSAAAKGKGDITAKEWILVSVKSKDGLLNLTPSNDSYPTLLISEGRASGSAGCNRFMGSVTVDGNSLKFDKMVTTMMLCQDGMDLEEAVLNIFGQANSYTVEKGNLLLKKDAEVLAVFKSNKTK is encoded by the coding sequence ATGAAAGTAATAGTATCGGTTATTCTATTAAGTCTGGGTTCACTGTTTTTGTTTCCCTCTTGTTCTGTATCTGCTGCAGCGAAAGGCAAGGGAGATATAACGGCAAAGGAATGGATTCTTGTTTCTGTAAAATCGAAAGATGGTTTATTAAACCTTACACCTTCAAATGACAGTTACCCAACGTTGCTGATTTCCGAAGGGCGGGCAAGTGGTTCCGCAGGATGCAACCGATTTATGGGCTCGGTAACCGTTGATGGAAATTCGCTCAAATTTGACAAGATGGTAACTACAATGATGCTTTGCCAGGACGGTATGGATTTGGAAGAAGCCGTACTAAACATATTTGGACAAGCCAATAGTTACACCGTGGAAAAAGGCAATCTACTACTTAAAAAGGATGCAGAGGTTTTAGCTGTCTTTAAATCAAACAAAACAAAATAA
- a CDS encoding Crp/Fnr family transcriptional regulator, producing MKQNDPFGKFYDHLDGALLANQEFVDEFKSYARIISVQKGDYLLRVGEVCTEGYFINKGLFLHLFINDQGNESVMGFSVDNLYPFLSSISYFTQSPSEFEILAMEDCELICISRNQIEALSAKYPLFASFYLRVMMMVISKIYTLYAARQSHTAEGFMKYLYNEYSWIVNRVPDKYIAHFMGISNAWYCKLKKRLFDSREV from the coding sequence ATGAAGCAAAACGATCCTTTTGGTAAATTTTATGATCATCTGGATGGTGCGCTGCTTGCCAACCAAGAGTTTGTAGACGAATTTAAGAGTTATGCCCGGATTATTTCTGTGCAGAAAGGCGACTACTTATTGCGTGTTGGCGAGGTTTGCACCGAAGGGTATTTTATCAACAAAGGATTGTTTCTGCATCTCTTTATAAACGACCAGGGTAACGAGAGTGTAATGGGTTTTTCGGTGGATAACCTGTATCCGTTTCTTTCTTCGATTTCTTACTTTACCCAGTCTCCTTCCGAATTTGAGATACTTGCTATGGAGGATTGTGAGTTAATCTGTATTTCACGCAATCAGATTGAAGCCCTGTCGGCCAAATATCCCTTGTTTGCCTCCTTCTACCTGCGTGTGATGATGATGGTTATTTCTAAGATCTACACGTTGTATGCCGCCAGACAATCTCATACGGCCGAAGGGTTCATGAAATATCTTTATAATGAGTATAGCTGGATTGTTAACCGGGTACCTGATAAATACATCGCCCACTTTATGGGAATAAGCAACGCCTGGTACTGTAAGCTTAAAAAACGCCTGTTCGACTCCAGAGAGGTTTAG
- a CDS encoding ATP-binding protein — protein MNKYFEFIPCSMLIANSEGTIVRCNSACLDLLGSENPLVGYRLFNDPNFTPSLIAQFTSESEFSVSIPYDFAKVTYSTCLREKQKNIILKVKSLQNKGSSTPGFLVCITECALKEAEELPQKVYSPEPLTFTKEELLKIAELIPDLIFIVDKDLYYRKSFAYGAKQGHLYIAEDEILNKHVTEVLPAKQARLIILAIQAAFKHHKSTKVKYSLHIEGKDQYYMTRVIPFNDTSVFMMVQCITGSHESEMNVQMLAYAVNHTNEKIMMLDNSGAVLYASNRLKTKYGLKKTSNNYPSALFSNLFQGDSWEHIKNQLKTAEYVKVEDMFTNIDGSLSPMELYFYKVLDIVKGNMYWCFARNITERYTYRKEIEGINKLMTSILDSLPLAIGVKSVNDDFRYVYFNAEAKKVLQKIAEEVVGKTDFDLFPDSDFPYQVRTKDLLAIEKGIYSEYAVSFKGLDGANHIMNRLHIYVNNPDNPQIVSVFWDVTEQYNNEVELIKEREKNSLKSAFLANISHEIRTPLNAITGFSELMCEADQLEEKTAYKQQIRENNERLLNLIDDMLLMSEIDSDMAEPTFAQVPVKTLCHNLFIRFSGKEPNGVSFTFDVENSPECMLLTDELMLERVLIYLLENAFKFTHQGAVKLSYHINSEHETSKMVVIEVADTGIGIDPAYSEQIYEQFFKIEKYSQGPGLGLTLAKRIIHLLGGSVSFEANEGGGTLFQVKLPLD, from the coding sequence ATGAATAAGTATTTCGAATTTATTCCCTGCTCCATGCTTATAGCCAATAGCGAAGGAACAATTGTGCGATGCAATTCAGCCTGCCTGGATTTACTTGGCAGCGAAAACCCGCTTGTGGGCTACCGTTTGTTTAACGATCCCAACTTTACTCCCTCTTTGATCGCGCAGTTTACATCCGAATCCGAGTTTTCGGTATCTATTCCATACGATTTTGCCAAAGTAACTTATTCAACTTGTTTGAGGGAAAAGCAAAAAAACATCATCTTGAAGGTGAAGTCGTTGCAAAACAAAGGCAGCAGCACTCCGGGTTTTCTCGTATGTATCACCGAGTGTGCCCTAAAAGAAGCAGAGGAGCTACCCCAAAAAGTGTATTCACCCGAACCGCTTACATTTACAAAAGAGGAACTATTAAAGATTGCGGAACTGATTCCGGACCTTATTTTTATTGTAGACAAAGATTTATACTATCGGAAATCCTTTGCCTATGGAGCTAAACAGGGACATTTATATATAGCCGAAGATGAGATCCTGAATAAACATGTTACCGAGGTATTGCCTGCCAAACAAGCCAGGTTAATCATTCTAGCTATCCAAGCAGCCTTTAAGCATCATAAATCCACCAAAGTAAAGTATTCACTTCACATTGAAGGAAAAGATCAGTATTATATGACTCGGGTAATTCCTTTTAATGATACTTCTGTTTTTATGATGGTACAATGCATAACAGGCAGCCACGAAAGTGAAATGAATGTCCAGATGCTTGCGTATGCGGTTAATCACACCAATGAAAAAATCATGATGCTGGATAATTCGGGAGCTGTTTTATATGCGAGTAACCGACTGAAAACAAAATACGGTCTGAAGAAAACAAGCAACAACTACCCTTCGGCATTGTTTAGCAACCTGTTTCAAGGAGACAGCTGGGAACATATCAAAAATCAGCTAAAAACAGCCGAATATGTAAAAGTGGAAGATATGTTTACCAATATAGATGGATCTTTATCCCCCATGGAACTCTATTTTTACAAGGTATTGGATATTGTAAAAGGAAATATGTATTGGTGCTTTGCCCGAAACATAACAGAAAGATACACGTATCGCAAAGAAATAGAAGGTATTAATAAGCTGATGACAAGCATACTGGATAGTCTTCCACTTGCCATTGGAGTAAAAAGCGTGAACGACGATTTCAGGTATGTTTACTTTAACGCCGAAGCAAAAAAAGTTTTGCAGAAGATTGCAGAAGAAGTTGTAGGGAAAACGGATTTCGATCTGTTTCCCGATTCTGACTTCCCCTACCAAGTGCGAACAAAGGATTTATTAGCTATCGAGAAGGGGATCTATTCTGAGTATGCAGTGTCTTTTAAGGGTCTGGATGGTGCTAATCATATTATGAACCGCTTGCACATTTACGTGAATAATCCCGATAATCCTCAAATTGTATCCGTATTCTGGGATGTAACCGAGCAATACAACAACGAAGTAGAACTTATCAAAGAACGTGAAAAGAATAGTTTGAAGTCGGCTTTTCTAGCTAACATATCCCACGAAATCCGTACACCGCTGAATGCGATAACCGGTTTTTCAGAATTAATGTGCGAAGCCGACCAATTAGAAGAAAAGACAGCATACAAACAACAGATACGAGAAAACAATGAACGGCTGCTCAACCTGATCGACGACATGTTGCTGATGTCTGAAATTGATTCGGATATGGCCGAGCCTACTTTCGCTCAAGTACCGGTCAAAACCTTATGCCACAACTTATTCATTCGTTTTTCAGGTAAAGAGCCCAATGGAGTTTCCTTTACTTTCGACGTAGAAAATTCGCCCGAATGCATGTTGCTGACCGACGAGTTGATGCTAGAACGGGTATTGATCTATCTGTTGGAAAATGCATTCAAGTTTACCCACCAAGGCGCAGTAAAGTTGTCGTACCATATAAACAGCGAACACGAAACATCAAAAATGGTTGTAATCGAAGTAGCGGACACAGGAATTGGTATCGATCCTGCCTACTCGGAACAGATTTACGAACAGTTCTTCAAGATAGAGAAATACAGTCAGGGCCCCGGACTAGGACTTACGCTTGCCAAACGTATTATCCATCTATTGGGAGGAAGCGTCAGCTTCGAAGCCAATGAAGGAGGCGGTACCCTATTCCAGGTAAAACTGCCGTTAGATTGA
- the guaA gene encoding glutamine-hydrolyzing GMP synthase, whose protein sequence is MHEKLIILDFGSQTTQLIGRRLRELNMYCEIVPYNRFPKDAHDVKGVILSGSPYSVNDESAFKADLSEIRGKYPVLGICYGAQFLAYTSGGKVESGDSREYGRANLGSINNNDPLLKGIDAGSQVWMSHGDTITVLPTSFNIIASTSDVPAAAFKIEGEQTWGVQFHPEVFHTTDGTKLLDNFLNICGCAKDWTPASFIESTVAELKQQLGDDKVILALSGGVDSSVTAVLLNKAIGKNLTCIFVDHGLLRKNEFEKVMDNYEHLGLNVIGVNAKDKFYAELKGVKDPEKKRKIIGKGFIDVFDQEAKKLTNIKWLGQGTIYPDVIESLSITGTVIKSHHNVGGLPDTMKLKLVEPLRLLFKDEVRRVGNELGMMPNLIKRHPFPGPGLGIRILGDITPEKVEILQNADDIYISLMREWGLYDQIWQAGSILLPVRSVGVMGDERTYEYTIALRAVTSTDAMTADWAQLPYEFLAKVSNEIINKVKGVNRVVYDISSKPPATIEWE, encoded by the coding sequence ATGCACGAGAAATTAATTATTCTTGACTTTGGCTCGCAAACAACTCAGCTGATTGGTAGAAGACTCAGAGAGTTAAATATGTATTGTGAGATTGTTCCCTACAACAGATTTCCGAAAGATGCCCACGATGTAAAGGGTGTAATTCTTTCAGGCAGTCCTTATTCGGTGAACGACGAATCTGCATTCAAGGCAGATCTGTCTGAAATCAGGGGAAAATACCCGGTACTTGGAATTTGCTATGGAGCGCAGTTCCTGGCATATACATCGGGCGGAAAAGTAGAATCGGGCGACTCTCGTGAATACGGAAGAGCAAATCTTGGCTCGATCAACAACAACGATCCTTTATTAAAGGGAATCGATGCAGGTTCGCAAGTATGGATGTCGCACGGAGATACCATCACGGTTTTACCCACTTCATTCAATATTATAGCAAGCACTTCCGATGTTCCGGCTGCTGCATTCAAAATAGAGGGCGAACAGACATGGGGTGTTCAGTTCCATCCCGAAGTATTCCATACAACAGATGGAACAAAACTTCTGGACAACTTCCTGAACATTTGCGGTTGTGCTAAAGATTGGACGCCTGCTTCTTTCATCGAATCGACTGTTGCCGAACTAAAACAGCAACTTGGCGACGATAAAGTAATTCTGGCATTATCTGGCGGTGTAGACTCGTCGGTTACAGCCGTATTGCTTAACAAGGCGATTGGAAAAAACCTTACCTGTATTTTCGTTGACCACGGTTTGCTTCGCAAAAACGAGTTCGAGAAGGTAATGGATAATTACGAACACCTTGGACTGAATGTTATTGGTGTAAATGCAAAAGATAAATTCTACGCCGAACTGAAGGGTGTTAAAGATCCTGAGAAAAAGCGTAAGATAATAGGTAAGGGCTTTATTGATGTTTTTGATCAGGAAGCAAAGAAACTTACCAATATTAAATGGCTGGGACAAGGAACTATTTATCCCGACGTAATCGAATCTCTTTCTATTACAGGAACGGTAATTAAGAGTCACCACAACGTTGGTGGACTGCCCGACACCATGAAGCTGAAGCTTGTAGAACCGCTTCGCCTTTTGTTTAAAGACGAAGTTCGCCGTGTGGGTAACGAACTTGGCATGATGCCAAACCTTATCAAGCGCCACCCATTCCCGGGTCCGGGCCTTGGTATCCGTATCCTGGGCGATATCACACCCGAAAAGGTTGAGATCCTTCAGAATGCAGACGATATCTACATTTCGCTGATGCGCGAATGGGGATTGTACGATCAGATCTGGCAGGCCGGATCTATCCTGCTTCCGGTTCGTTCGGTTGGTGTTATGGGTGACGAACGTACCTACGAGTACACAATCGCTTTACGTGCGGTAACTTCAACAGATGCCATGACGGCCGACTGGGCTCAGCTTCCTTACGAATTTCTTGCCAAGGTTTCCAACGAAATCATCAACAAGGTAAAAGGTGTAAACCGCGTAGTGTACGACATAAGCTCGAAGCCTCCCGCTACTATCGAATGGGAATAA
- a CDS encoding DNA-binding protein: MSVQYDFRESLNSDNEDENQLLYPRFISRGTIDAQTVYETITSCSSFTIGDVEGMMAQLTQTIRNYLAEGYAVELGKMAIVKPKVSGRKVANKKEIRSPSIEIENVNFTSTTWFSGELKKKARLSRAKNGFQSSRLVGEEVLLQVLDKYLIENAFITRTKFSELSGLLKNKSLTFLKDLVSQGVLQTEGRGSHLIFIRSKQQNPTSAE, encoded by the coding sequence ATGTCTGTACAGTATGATTTCAGAGAGAGCCTTAACTCCGACAATGAAGACGAGAACCAACTCCTTTATCCGCGCTTTATTTCGCGCGGAACGATTGATGCCCAAACTGTTTATGAAACAATTACGAGCTGTTCTTCATTTACTATTGGAGATGTGGAGGGCATGATGGCGCAGCTAACCCAAACAATACGGAATTATCTTGCTGAAGGGTATGCGGTTGAATTGGGAAAGATGGCAATAGTAAAACCAAAAGTAAGTGGACGAAAAGTAGCAAACAAGAAAGAAATTCGATCTCCTTCCATCGAGATTGAAAATGTAAATTTCACTTCTACTACCTGGTTTAGCGGTGAATTGAAAAAAAAAGCAAGACTTTCGAGAGCTAAAAACGGATTTCAATCGTCGCGACTGGTCGGTGAGGAAGTATTGCTGCAGGTTCTGGATAAGTACCTGATTGAGAATGCATTTATTACACGTACAAAATTTTCCGAACTTTCGGGCTTGCTCAAGAATAAGTCGTTGACTTTTCTGAAGGATCTTGTTAGTCAGGGCGTTTTGCAAACCGAGGGACGTGGATCTCACCTGATTTTTATACGATCAAAACAACAAAATCCGACTTCCGCAGAGTAA
- a CDS encoding ATP-binding protein, with protein MNNSDIDTKYLELLREMELLKEENSKLRTRIEKLTAYNGRQTLLTDKQILFNLLVSLVEEAPFGVLVKKVNEKSIVYYNKAIANLFQLNNGRLLGPYWNNYFSSEWLRKIEKFDQECIQKNINKTDKILITTKEGETRTVHTIRHHPPLLDTEDEKFMITFFVDITQNEQCKLEIASALESDKLKSEFLANMSHEIRSPLNAIVGFSQLLEDAEDAEERHTYAEIIRQNNEQLLHLINDIIDFAKIESNKLTFSFDKVDVHALCKEANAAFSFRNKEGIDLIYEDPAIPATVFSDSKRLMQVLSNFLTNAIKFTDKGLITIGYAVQNDEVTVSVTDTGTGISPEHCEQIFDRFSRVNESRPGAGLGLSISKKLMEKLGGKIGVSSELNKGSVFWFSLPLYKS; from the coding sequence ATGAACAACTCAGATATCGATACTAAATACCTGGAATTACTGCGTGAGATGGAGCTGTTAAAGGAAGAAAACAGCAAATTACGTACAAGAATAGAAAAGTTGACTGCGTACAACGGTCGCCAGACTTTACTCACGGACAAACAAATTCTATTTAATTTATTAGTAAGCCTGGTTGAGGAGGCTCCCTTTGGTGTATTAGTTAAAAAAGTAAATGAAAAATCCATTGTGTATTATAACAAAGCGATTGCAAATCTATTTCAGCTTAATAATGGGCGGTTGCTGGGGCCATATTGGAACAATTATTTTTCTTCGGAGTGGCTACGAAAAATAGAAAAGTTTGATCAGGAATGTATACAAAAAAATATCAATAAAACCGACAAGATTCTAATTACGACCAAAGAGGGAGAAACGCGTACAGTGCATACGATACGGCACCATCCACCGTTACTCGACACGGAGGATGAAAAGTTTATGATCACTTTCTTTGTAGACATTACTCAAAATGAGCAATGCAAGTTGGAAATTGCATCCGCACTGGAATCAGATAAACTTAAATCCGAATTTCTTGCCAATATGAGTCACGAAATACGGTCGCCTCTTAATGCGATTGTTGGCTTTTCTCAATTACTGGAAGATGCCGAAGATGCTGAGGAAAGACACACGTATGCCGAGATTATCCGTCAGAATAACGAACAATTGCTTCATCTGATAAACGACATCATCGATTTTGCCAAAATAGAATCCAATAAGCTTACATTTTCTTTCGACAAGGTGGATGTTCATGCGCTTTGTAAAGAAGCCAATGCAGCCTTTTCTTTTAGGAACAAGGAAGGCATTGATCTGATTTATGAAGATCCGGCAATCCCGGCCACTGTGTTTTCGGACAGCAAGCGTCTGATGCAGGTGCTTTCCAATTTTCTGACCAATGCCATTAAATTTACCGACAAAGGGTTAATAACCATTGGTTATGCAGTGCAAAACGACGAAGTAACAGTAAGTGTTACAGATACCGGAACAGGTATTTCTCCAGAACATTGCGAACAGATATTCGACCGTTTTTCGAGGGTAAACGAAAGCCGGCCCGGAGCCGGACTAGGCTTGTCTATTTCTAAAAAATTAATGGAGAAGCTGGGAGGTAAAATTGGCGTAAGTTCGGAGCTAAACAAAGGTTCGGTTTTCTGGTTTTCGCTACCGCTTTACAAATCGTAA